In Aureibaculum algae, the following are encoded in one genomic region:
- a CDS encoding sulfurtransferase, whose protein sequence is MSTPLKLNKPLVSVEWLFENKSAPNLVILDATLPKVGQQQSASSKIEGIKNALFFDIKNIFSDTSAPFPNTAVTPDVFEQEVRKLGINQDDALVIYDRHGVYSSPRAWWLFKTMGFDNVAVLNGGFPEWIKAGYASEALIEYNGALGNFKSSYNSNALFDYKKVLEVLSDSKKIIIDARSSDRFKGTSPEPREGLRSGHIPNSKNLPFTELIDDGKLISQTELIQKFDHLIDKESDLIFSCGSGITACILALGAEVAGYKNLAVYDGSWTEWGSLHQLPIESD, encoded by the coding sequence ATGAGTACTCCATTAAAATTAAATAAACCATTAGTTTCAGTTGAATGGCTTTTTGAAAATAAGTCTGCACCAAATTTGGTAATTTTAGATGCTACACTTCCAAAAGTTGGACAACAACAATCAGCGTCAAGTAAAATTGAAGGCATTAAAAACGCTCTTTTTTTTGATATAAAAAACATATTTTCTGATACCTCAGCACCGTTCCCAAATACCGCCGTAACTCCCGATGTTTTTGAACAAGAAGTTCGTAAATTAGGAATCAACCAGGATGATGCTCTAGTGATCTATGATAGACATGGCGTGTATTCAAGTCCGCGAGCCTGGTGGTTATTTAAAACAATGGGGTTTGATAATGTTGCCGTATTAAATGGAGGATTCCCTGAATGGATAAAAGCAGGTTATGCTAGTGAAGCCCTGATAGAATATAATGGAGCACTTGGCAATTTTAAATCCAGCTATAACTCTAATGCTTTATTCGATTATAAAAAGGTATTGGAAGTACTGTCGGATAGTAAAAAAATAATCATAGATGCTCGTTCTTCAGACAGGTTTAAAGGCACAAGTCCTGAGCCTAGAGAGGGCTTGCGAAGTGGTCATATTCCCAATTCAAAAAATTTACCTTTTACGGAACTTATTGATGATGGGAAATTAATATCCCAAACAGAATTGATTCAAAAATTTGATCATTTAATTGATAAGGAGTCTGATTTAATTTTTTCGTGTGGCTCTGGAATAACTGCTTGTATTTTAGCACTTGGTGCAGAAGTTGCCGGTTATAAAAACTTAGCGGTATATGATGGTTCTTGGACGGAGTGGGGTAGTTTGCATCAATTACCTATAGAATCTGATTGA
- a CDS encoding efflux RND transporter periplasmic adaptor subunit, with translation MKKKIIFGIIAVAFVAVLIWFGKMNSKPAVDYETEKPFKATIERKAVATGKVVPVEEVEIKPQISGIIDKIFVEEGAKIKKGDLIATVRVVPNEQSLSNARGRIGSIQIQLNNAKISYDRNKGLFDKGVISRADFENIELAYSQAKQDLQNAQNDYQIIKKGSAGSGGTANTNIRATTSGMILEIPVKEGYQVIETNNFNAGTTIAFIADMNKMIFEGQVDEAQVGKLKEDSDIEVVLGAIDKKKFPAKLTFIAPKGTEENGAVQFKIKADVSLDDDYFVRAGYSANADIVLEKKDSVLSIKEALLQFDRKTEKPYVEVKTGDDTYERKDIEIGISDGINVEIISGVTKDDAIKVWNKVSKKLDDDNENN, from the coding sequence ATGAAGAAAAAAATCATATTTGGTATCATCGCAGTAGCATTTGTGGCAGTTTTAATATGGTTCGGTAAAATGAATAGTAAGCCGGCTGTGGATTATGAAACTGAAAAACCTTTTAAAGCAACTATAGAAAGAAAAGCTGTAGCTACGGGTAAAGTAGTGCCTGTAGAGGAAGTAGAGATAAAACCTCAAATTTCAGGAATTATTGATAAAATATTTGTTGAAGAAGGGGCTAAAATTAAAAAAGGTGATCTTATAGCAACAGTTAGGGTAGTGCCTAATGAGCAGTCGTTAAGTAATGCTAGAGGACGTATTGGAAGCATCCAAATTCAATTGAATAATGCGAAGATTTCCTATGACAGAAATAAAGGTTTATTTGATAAAGGTGTAATTTCTCGTGCAGATTTTGAAAATATTGAATTGGCTTACAGTCAAGCGAAACAAGATTTACAAAATGCTCAAAATGATTATCAAATCATCAAAAAGGGTTCTGCTGGTTCAGGAGGAACGGCCAATACAAATATTAGAGCTACAACTTCTGGTATGATATTAGAAATTCCTGTTAAAGAAGGGTATCAAGTTATTGAAACCAACAATTTTAATGCAGGTACTACTATCGCTTTTATCGCTGATATGAACAAGATGATCTTTGAAGGTCAAGTTGATGAAGCTCAAGTTGGTAAACTTAAGGAAGATTCTGATATTGAAGTAGTCTTAGGAGCTATTGATAAAAAGAAGTTTCCTGCTAAGTTGACTTTTATTGCTCCTAAAGGAACAGAGGAGAATGGTGCGGTACAGTTTAAAATTAAAGCAGATGTTTCTTTAGATGATGATTATTTTGTAAGAGCTGGATATAGTGCCAATGCTGATATCGTTTTGGAGAAGAAAGACAGTGTGTTGTCAATAAAGGAAGCTTTATTACAATTTGATAGAAAAACAGAAAAACCATATGTTGAAGTGAAAACTGGTGATGATACATATGAGAGAAAAGATATAGAGATTGGTATATCAGATGGAATAAATGTTGAAATAATAAGTGGAGTCACTAAAGATGACGCTATTAAAGTCTGGAATAAAGTTTCAAAAAAACTAGATGATGATAATGAAAATAACTAA
- a CDS encoding DUF937 domain-containing protein, producing the protein MANLLDLLNSDLGKTLINGASQQLGQDKAKTTSALSAALPLILGAMKNNAKTPEGASGLLSALNNDKHSGGILDNLGSILGGGGIDDDVLSDGAGILGHVFGGKEQNVAGAVSKSSGLDMGSAMQILKVAAPFIMGALGKQSRQQGVTSTSGLGDLLGGMLGGDDNPEEQSMITRLLDADGDGSVIDDVAGMILGSGSKKSGGIGSILGGLFK; encoded by the coding sequence ATGGCAAATTTATTAGATTTATTAAATAGTGATTTAGGAAAAACGTTAATCAATGGAGCTAGTCAACAATTGGGACAAGACAAAGCAAAAACAACTTCTGCTTTGAGTGCTGCATTACCATTGATTTTAGGAGCAATGAAAAATAATGCAAAAACTCCTGAAGGAGCTTCAGGCTTGTTAAGTGCATTAAACAATGATAAACACAGTGGTGGTATATTAGATAATTTAGGTAGCATACTAGGTGGTGGTGGAATTGATGATGATGTATTAAGTGATGGTGCTGGAATTTTAGGTCACGTATTTGGAGGGAAAGAACAAAATGTAGCTGGTGCGGTAAGCAAATCAAGTGGTTTGGATATGGGCTCAGCAATGCAAATATTAAAAGTAGCAGCTCCATTTATTATGGGAGCATTAGGTAAACAATCTCGTCAACAAGGAGTTACAAGCACAAGCGGTTTAGGCGATTTACTTGGTGGAATGTTAGGTGGTGATGACAACCCTGAAGAACAAAGCATGATTACCCGTTTGTTAGATGCTGATGGTGACGGAAGTGTAATTGATGATGTTGCAGGAATGATTTTAGGAAGTGGAAGTAAAAAAAGTGGTGGAATAGGCAGTATTTTAGGCGGTTTATTCAAATAA
- a CDS encoding thiol-disulfide oxidoreductase DCC family protein: protein MINLNNKSIILFDGVCNLCNNSVQFIITRDKNNHFIFASLQSDAAQDILLHFQRNNSDFDSIILIDNGKIFDKSSAILKISSKLSGFWKYSYVFIIVPKFIRDLCYTLIAQNRYKWFGKKESCMIPTKELKARFLM from the coding sequence ATGATAAATTTAAATAACAAATCAATTATTCTCTTTGATGGTGTTTGTAACCTATGTAATAACTCGGTTCAATTTATCATTACTAGAGACAAAAATAATCATTTTATATTTGCTTCTTTACAATCAGACGCCGCCCAAGATATTTTGTTACACTTTCAGAGGAATAATTCTGATTTCGACTCTATTATTTTAATTGACAATGGTAAAATATTCGATAAATCATCAGCTATTCTTAAGATTTCCAGCAAGTTAAGTGGATTTTGGAAATACAGTTATGTATTTATAATAGTTCCTAAATTTATTAGAGATTTATGTTACACTCTTATTGCTCAAAACAGATATAAATGGTTTGGAAAAAAAGAGAGTTGTATGATTCCTACAAAAGAGTTAAAAGCAAGGTTTTTAATGTAA
- the folE gene encoding GTP cyclohydrolase I FolE, translating into MPYKKFEEYNIKVTEDIKDKYHSIIESIGEDIDREGLLKTPERASKAMQFLTSGYGMDAEEVLKSALFNEDYSEMVIVKDIELYSLCEHHILPFFGKAHIAYIPNGKIVGLSKLPRVVDIFSRRLQVQERLTDQIVNAINNVLRPQGVAVVIEASHMCMMMRGVQKQNSVTTTSAFRGTFKNNETRNEFLKLISAKLS; encoded by the coding sequence ATGCCTTATAAGAAATTTGAAGAATACAATATTAAAGTAACTGAAGATATTAAAGACAAGTATCATTCTATTATCGAAAGTATTGGTGAAGATATTGATAGAGAAGGTTTGTTGAAAACTCCAGAAAGAGCCTCAAAGGCAATGCAGTTTTTAACCTCAGGTTACGGTATGGATGCGGAAGAAGTTTTAAAATCAGCTTTGTTTAATGAAGATTATTCTGAAATGGTAATTGTCAAAGATATTGAACTGTATTCTTTATGTGAGCATCATATTTTACCATTTTTTGGTAAAGCTCATATTGCTTATATCCCTAATGGAAAAATTGTTGGGTTGAGTAAATTACCGCGTGTTGTAGACATTTTTTCGAGACGATTACAGGTGCAAGAGCGATTGACCGATCAAATTGTGAATGCAATTAATAATGTGCTTAGGCCTCAGGGTGTTGCCGTTGTTATTGAAGCTTCGCACATGTGTATGATGATGCGAGGTGTACAAAAACAAAATTCTGTAACCACAACTTCAGCTTTTAGAGGTACTTTTAAAAACAATGAAACGAGAAATGAGTTTCTGAAATTGATAAGTGCTAAATTGTCGTAA
- a CDS encoding DUF2853 family protein: MSELAEKLAKLKEKAESQLKESGVSKIDTALVDDLVSRMRLIVSNKDAILVSGTDPKELETVRKNFVVKKLGVDDKEKGEAAIKKVAEKMSGIKQKNRVAFYYMVQKELGK, encoded by the coding sequence ATGAGTGAATTAGCAGAAAAATTAGCTAAATTAAAAGAAAAAGCAGAGTCTCAATTAAAAGAATCAGGAGTGTCAAAAATTGACACAGCATTAGTAGATGATTTAGTAAGTAGAATGAGATTAATAGTAAGTAATAAAGATGCTATTTTAGTATCGGGTACGGATCCAAAAGAATTGGAAACGGTAAGAAAGAATTTTGTTGTAAAAAAATTGGGTGTTGATGATAAGGAAAAAGGTGAAGCAGCAATTAAGAAAGTAGCAGAAAAAATGTCTGGTATCAAGCAAAAAAATAGAGTTGCTTTTTACTATATGGTTCAAAAAGAATTGGGTAAATAG
- the msrA gene encoding peptide-methionine (S)-S-oxide reductase MsrA produces MIHKSVFLILTVSLFSCNLKAEENNEKTPVASTQEIGDGNELATFGNGCFWCTEAIFQQLEGVSKVESAYAGGEVKNPTYKEVSSGTTGHAEVLRVVFDPKVISYTELLEVFFSTHDPTTLNRQGADVGTQYRSAIFYHNKEQKKTAEAMIAAMEKENIFDDPIVTEITALNNYYPAEDYHQNYYNNNKNQGYCRAVINPKLEKFKKQYKDKLKKG; encoded by the coding sequence ATGATTCATAAAAGTGTTTTTTTGATATTAACAGTAAGTCTTTTTTCTTGTAATTTGAAAGCTGAAGAGAATAACGAAAAGACTCCAGTAGCTAGTACTCAAGAGATTGGTGACGGTAATGAATTGGCAACATTTGGTAATGGATGTTTTTGGTGTACAGAAGCTATTTTTCAGCAATTAGAAGGTGTAAGCAAAGTTGAATCTGCATATGCTGGTGGTGAAGTGAAGAATCCGACCTATAAAGAAGTAAGTTCGGGTACTACAGGTCATGCTGAAGTATTACGTGTCGTTTTTGACCCAAAGGTGATTTCATATACTGAATTGTTAGAAGTATTTTTTAGTACACACGATCCAACAACATTGAATAGGCAAGGAGCAGATGTTGGTACACAATATCGATCCGCTATTTTTTATCATAATAAAGAGCAGAAGAAAACTGCAGAAGCAATGATTGCAGCCATGGAGAAAGAAAATATCTTTGATGATCCTATTGTAACAGAAATAACTGCGTTGAATAATTATTATCCAGCAGAAGATTATCATCAAAATTATTACAATAATAATAAAAACCAAGGGTATTGTAGAGCGGTTATTAACCCGAAGTTAGAAAAATTTAAAAAGCAATATAAAGATAAGCTTAAAAAAGGCTAA
- a CDS encoding ABC transporter ATP-binding protein, whose protein sequence is MIEIKNLHKSYPMGKESLHVLKGLNLKIEEGEFVSIMGSSGSGKSTLLNIVGLLDVHDEGDYILNGELIENLNEKKAAVLRNKFLGFVFQSFNLINYKTALENVSLPLYYAGVGRKERQETAMEYLEKVGLGAWANHLPSELSGGQKQRVAIARALVTQPKVILADEPTGALDSTTTDSVMDLLKEINNEGMTVFVITHEEEVAEQSKRIVRLKDGVIISDEKVNQKVKA, encoded by the coding sequence ATGATCGAAATAAAAAATCTTCATAAATCTTACCCAATGGGTAAAGAATCACTTCATGTATTGAAAGGACTAAATTTAAAAATTGAAGAAGGAGAGTTTGTGTCTATTATGGGGTCTTCGGGCTCTGGGAAGTCAACATTGTTAAATATTGTAGGCTTATTAGATGTGCATGATGAAGGAGATTACATTCTTAATGGAGAGTTAATTGAAAATTTGAATGAAAAGAAAGCAGCTGTTTTACGCAATAAATTTTTAGGATTTGTTTTTCAATCCTTTAATTTAATCAATTATAAAACGGCTTTGGAGAATGTTTCATTGCCATTATATTATGCAGGTGTTGGTAGAAAAGAACGTCAAGAAACGGCTATGGAATACTTAGAGAAAGTTGGGCTAGGAGCATGGGCAAATCATTTACCAAGCGAATTGTCTGGTGGACAAAAACAACGTGTTGCTATTGCTAGAGCATTGGTTACACAACCCAAAGTGATTTTGGCTGATGAACCAACGGGAGCATTAGATTCAACCACTACAGACTCAGTGATGGATTTATTAAAAGAAATTAATAATGAAGGCATGACCGTTTTTGTAATTACACATGAGGAAGAAGTAGCGGAACAATCGAAACGAATTGTAAGGTTAAAAGATGGAGTGATTATTAGTGATGAAAAAGTTAATCAGAAAGTAAAAGCTTAG
- a CDS encoding ABC transporter permease — protein sequence MFDIDRWREIFQSINKNKLRTILSGFTIAFAIMLFTILFGIGNGLKNTFQREFAGDSMFSIYLWAGKTTKPYKGQQSDRQVQLKNDDIKFIVDNYDSKLNGITPQISKNFQAVYKGEQDNYSVTGVYPDIQKMESAEIESGRFLTLLDIQQRSKVVAIGRLVEKDLFGQLSALGKNISLDGISYKVIGTFSDPGGSNDERKIYAPFTTIQRLYGNTDELGSVTLSYNPNLSVDQAISFSNNLTQALKEKHSVAPNDQRAIRLFNMAEVNRDTSNFMMVLNIIILFIGIGTLVAGIIGISNIMVYIVRERTKELGIRKALGATPGSIIGMIMMESILITAIAGYVGLLIGTGVLKTIGTSLEKYFITNPSVNTGVVVGATIILIIAGTIAGYLPAKRAARIKPIDALNDN from the coding sequence ATGTTTGACATAGATCGTTGGCGAGAAATTTTTCAATCTATAAATAAGAATAAATTACGGACAATACTTTCCGGATTTACTATTGCATTTGCAATTATGCTATTTACCATTCTTTTTGGTATTGGTAATGGCTTGAAGAATACCTTTCAACGTGAATTTGCTGGAGATTCTATGTTTTCAATATACTTATGGGCTGGTAAAACTACTAAACCATATAAAGGTCAACAAAGTGACCGCCAAGTTCAATTAAAAAACGACGATATTAAATTTATCGTAGATAATTATGATAGTAAGTTAAACGGGATTACTCCACAAATAAGTAAAAATTTTCAAGCGGTTTATAAAGGAGAACAAGATAATTATAGTGTTACGGGAGTGTATCCAGACATTCAAAAAATGGAGTCTGCAGAAATTGAATCGGGTCGCTTTTTAACCTTATTGGATATACAACAACGGAGTAAGGTGGTTGCTATTGGAAGGTTGGTTGAAAAAGATTTATTCGGTCAGTTAAGTGCTTTGGGTAAAAATATTAGTTTAGATGGTATTTCCTACAAGGTTATTGGTACATTTTCAGATCCTGGTGGGTCAAATGATGAAAGAAAAATTTATGCTCCATTTACAACAATTCAAAGATTATATGGCAATACAGATGAATTAGGTTCTGTGACATTGAGTTATAATCCAAACTTATCAGTAGATCAGGCCATATCATTTAGTAACAACCTAACACAAGCTTTAAAAGAAAAACATAGTGTTGCACCGAATGATCAAAGAGCTATACGGCTTTTTAATATGGCGGAAGTAAATAGAGATACTTCTAATTTTATGATGGTGTTAAATATAATAATCTTATTTATTGGTATTGGTACACTTGTAGCGGGTATTATCGGAATCAGTAATATTATGGTGTATATAGTACGTGAACGGACAAAAGAATTGGGAATTAGAAAAGCATTAGGTGCAACTCCAGGATCAATCATTGGTATGATAATGATGGAATCGATATTAATTACTGCTATTGCAGGATATGTAGGCTTGCTCATAGGAACAGGAGTGTTAAAAACCATAGGAACAAGTTTAGAGAAGTATTTTATTACAAACCCAAGTGTAAATACAGGGGTGGTTGTTGGAGCCACAATAATATTGATTATAGCAGGTACGATAGCCGGATATTTACCAGCCAAAAGAGCAGCACGTATAAAACCTATTGACGCATTAAACGATAACTAA
- a CDS encoding DUF6787 family protein, which translates to MFEKLKKRWNLTSNLQVIAILVVFSITGYTSLIIAKPILEFVGLPQATTNPWIYRPLRILLVFPFYQVLILIYGWLFGQFEFFWNFEKKMLSRIGFKRFIKP; encoded by the coding sequence ATGTTTGAAAAACTAAAAAAACGTTGGAACTTAACTTCTAACTTACAAGTAATTGCCATATTAGTTGTATTCTCAATTACAGGTTATACCTCGCTAATAATTGCAAAACCCATTTTGGAATTTGTTGGGTTACCTCAAGCAACTACAAATCCTTGGATTTATAGACCATTGCGTATACTACTTGTATTTCCATTTTACCAAGTACTGATATTAATTTATGGGTGGTTATTTGGGCAGTTTGAATTTTTCTGGAATTTTGAGAAGAAAATGTTAAGCAGAATAGGATTCAAACGATTTATTAAGCCATAA
- a CDS encoding dicarboxylate/amino acid:cation symporter — translation MKKIALHWQILIGMILGVAFGWGMTNFEGGGDMVENWVKPFGNMFINSLKLIAVPLILGSLIKGVSDLKDISKLSKMGGRTIGIYLITTVIAVTIGLVLVNLIKPGSSITEETRMEMVDSYGGDAAKIKANADLQKESGPLQALEDLIPSNIFKAATDNGSMLQVIFFAIFFGIGMILIPEKTSTPVKNFFDGFNEVILKMIDLIMLAAPYGVFALLAALVVESPSLDLFKALGWYAITVIVGLALMIVVYNIIMYMYTKRSPKSFMENMAPAQLLAFSTSSSAATLPVTMERVTEHIGVEEEVASFVLPIGATINMDGTSLYQAVAAVFIAQAFGMDLSFATQLGIVATATLASIGSAAVPGAGMVMLVIVLAQAGIPEAGLALIFAVDRPLDMCRTIVNVTGDATVAMVVAKSVDKLGDPHVKEWNDDYKKK, via the coding sequence ATGAAAAAAATAGCATTGCACTGGCAAATATTAATAGGAATGATTTTAGGGGTTGCCTTTGGATGGGGAATGACAAATTTTGAAGGCGGTGGTGATATGGTTGAAAATTGGGTAAAACCTTTTGGAAATATGTTTATTAATTCCTTAAAATTAATAGCAGTACCGTTAATTTTGGGATCCTTAATTAAAGGGGTTTCAGATCTAAAAGATATTTCTAAACTTTCTAAAATGGGAGGTAGAACCATCGGAATTTATTTAATAACTACAGTAATTGCAGTAACTATAGGACTTGTGTTGGTGAATTTAATAAAACCAGGAAGCTCAATAACTGAAGAGACGAGGATGGAAATGGTGGATAGTTATGGTGGTGATGCGGCAAAAATTAAAGCAAATGCTGATCTACAAAAAGAAAGTGGTCCACTACAAGCTCTTGAAGACTTAATTCCTTCAAATATTTTTAAGGCGGCAACGGATAATGGTAGTATGCTACAAGTGATATTTTTTGCGATCTTTTTTGGAATTGGAATGATTTTAATACCAGAGAAAACATCAACTCCCGTAAAAAATTTCTTCGATGGTTTTAATGAAGTTATTCTCAAAATGATTGATTTGATCATGTTAGCAGCTCCTTATGGTGTGTTTGCCTTGTTGGCGGCTTTGGTGGTGGAATCACCTAGTCTCGATTTATTCAAAGCCTTAGGCTGGTATGCTATAACTGTAATTGTAGGGTTGGCTTTAATGATAGTAGTATATAATATTATCATGTATATGTATACTAAAAGAAGTCCGAAATCCTTTATGGAAAATATGGCACCCGCTCAGTTATTAGCATTTTCAACAAGTTCAAGTGCCGCGACCTTACCCGTTACCATGGAGCGTGTTACGGAACATATTGGAGTTGAAGAAGAGGTAGCTAGTTTTGTTTTACCCATAGGGGCCACTATTAATATGGATGGTACGAGTTTGTATCAAGCAGTTGCGGCCGTTTTTATTGCTCAAGCTTTTGGTATGGATTTAAGTTTTGCTACACAGTTGGGTATTGTGGCTACGGCAACCTTAGCGTCAATAGGAAGTGCGGCTGTTCCTGGAGCAGGTATGGTTATGCTCGTTATTGTATTGGCTCAAGCGGGAATACCTGAAGCGGGATTGGCATTAATTTTTGCGGTTGACAGACCTTTAGACATGTGTAGAACTATTGTAAATGTTACTGGAGATGCCACTGTCGCGATGGTTGTTGCGAAATCGGTCGACAAATTAGGAGATCCTCATGTGAAAGAGTGGAATGATGACTATAAAAAGAAATAA
- a CDS encoding ABC transporter permease: MKFLFDRDTWQEIYSSIRKNKLRTGITIIGVMWGIFLLVVLLGAARGVGNKFDTIFGDFATNSVFIWGQQSSMPFKGFQEGKQIRLKRADVGKIESEIKGIEYILPRNITNSLVVNETKTLTTGVFGDYPLLDLLQKKHMVFGRFINENDIINKKKVCVIENETYKQLFDKGINPLGTYLTINDISYQIVGLYKNQMRMGGPQGGIHIPFTTFQQVYNQADNIGWLMVTASEGFDIRQMEEDIKLMLRNIHSVHPEDERAFGSFNMGDQISKVTGFLTGMQFLTWFVGIATLIAGVFAIGNILLITVKERTNEIGIRRALGAKPAEIRRQIILESIFLTTIAGVLGIIFGGLILMIINAMVGQGDEATLVNPTVDIPVILIAFTTLVVLGTLIGLIPAQRAVSIRPIEALREE; encoded by the coding sequence ATAAAGTTTTTATTTGATAGAGATACTTGGCAGGAAATTTATAGTAGCATCCGTAAAAATAAATTACGTACGGGTATTACTATAATAGGGGTAATGTGGGGTATTTTTTTACTCGTAGTATTGCTTGGTGCTGCAAGAGGAGTAGGCAATAAATTCGATACCATTTTTGGTGATTTTGCTACCAATAGTGTATTTATCTGGGGCCAACAATCAAGTATGCCTTTTAAAGGATTTCAGGAAGGGAAGCAAATACGACTCAAACGTGCCGATGTTGGTAAAATTGAATCAGAAATAAAAGGAATCGAATACATTTTACCAAGAAATATTACAAATAGTTTGGTGGTTAATGAAACAAAAACTCTGACAACAGGAGTCTTTGGAGATTATCCCTTGTTAGATTTGTTACAAAAAAAGCACATGGTTTTTGGTCGCTTTATTAATGAAAATGATATCATAAACAAGAAAAAAGTTTGTGTTATAGAAAACGAAACTTATAAACAGTTATTTGATAAAGGTATAAACCCTTTGGGAACTTATCTTACAATTAATGATATTAGTTATCAAATTGTCGGTTTGTATAAAAACCAAATGCGGATGGGTGGGCCTCAAGGAGGAATTCACATCCCTTTCACTACATTTCAACAGGTTTATAATCAGGCAGATAATATTGGTTGGTTAATGGTTACAGCGAGTGAAGGATTTGATATCAGACAAATGGAAGAGGATATTAAATTGATGTTAAGGAACATTCATAGTGTTCATCCAGAAGACGAAAGGGCATTTGGTAGTTTTAATATGGGAGACCAAATATCTAAAGTAACTGGGTTTTTAACTGGTATGCAATTTCTAACTTGGTTTGTTGGTATAGCAACCTTAATTGCAGGTGTTTTTGCTATTGGTAATATTTTATTGATCACGGTTAAAGAACGGACCAATGAAATTGGTATTAGAAGAGCTCTAGGAGCAAAACCAGCAGAAATTAGAAGACAAATTATATTAGAATCTATTTTTTTAACAACAATCGCAGGTGTATTAGGTATTATTTTTGGCGGATTAATTTTAATGATCATTAATGCCATGGTTGGACAAGGAGACGAAGCAACTTTGGTCAATCCTACGGTTGATATTCCCGTAATACTAATCGCTTTTACAACCTTAGTCGTCTTAGGTACATTAATTGGGTTAATTCCTGCTCAACGAGCGGTCAGTATTCGACCAATTGAAGCATTGAGAGAGGAGTAA